A genomic region of Nitrospirota bacterium contains the following coding sequences:
- a CDS encoding Ig-like domain-containing protein, whose amino-acid sequence MTKLSRPKTFLPDQVKNKKAGGAMPIFRWFAFGIGVLLPSLVLFHGESRAQVVEDWVARYNGPANGEDYVARKIVVDSLGNSYVTGTSWSGTTNQIATIKYGPSGTQLWVATYSGVGGANAASLAVDSSGNVFVTGTSNGDYVTLMYDTNGNLQWATTYDGGGVDQVSTVVPDGFGNVIVTGTSSNGTNNDYLTVKYDSFGNQQWAVPYDGGGEDQVGTLFGLPYGLAVDGLGNVVVHGTSFNGIDDDFVTVKYDPSGNQLWARPYHDGGTEQGTAVAVDALGNVYVTGAGTGGVGSEDYVTVKYDASGTLQWANRYDNGSWDYGLNVVVDNTGNVYAHGVSSTGTGGDYATVKYDASGVQQWVARYDNGFDDGSSAIALDSLGNVYVSCSSSNGFDYDYATVKFDGSGVQQWVIRYDTGLEDDGVAVALFEDGFGNVSVFATGSSSNGANYDYATVKYSQTSLGVSYTTSQLTDDTDNQTSPQINAQGKVVWVNGVGDVVLYDAGTATILGASAGLPPQLNAQGKVVWVNSAGQIVLYDGGATTILWTGAGIYEPPQINAIGQVVWSDWDGTSDYEIYFYDGTATTQLTNNALDDHAPKLNASGQLVWVSFDGTDEEIMLFNGSGTVPLTDNALNDSTPEINDAGKVVWVQDDGAGGEILLYDGAGTLQLTNNDFPDFYPQINAAGQVVWIGLNATGRTLVYLYDGSTTIHLTGPGGLDYEPKINSSGQVVWSSQTFSNFHVVVYDGNTTIQLTDNALAALAGNPQVAINDAGTVVWAGFAGTDSEIFMATPTVSGPVGPGDLDASFGISGIVTTDFGGSDHATEVLLQPDGKVVAVGHITGFDFALARYNPKGSLDTTFGSAGKAVLGNVFQASAAVLQTDGKIVAAGWGSGSIGGGPDLALVRFNSNGSLDTTFGVQGIVVTDIGSTGSTARALVVQPDGKLVVAGDANGNVALVRYNQDGSLDTTFGAQGIVIADAGIAFSIVLQPDAKLVVAGYRYTSPLSGSDVLLIRFQSDGSLDTTFGLQGMVITDIGGVHNIATALALQPDGRLVAAGGIWNPSSAEYGGLLLRYNQDGSQDATFGSGGVVIAGGVVGLAYAVVVQPNGRIVGAGTTTGGTGDFAIVRYDQDGSLDSTFGSQGKVITDIGGSGDAAQALVLQPDGKIIAAGSGLGPSPDFALARYLGDSVTINSPPVANPQSVSTPEDTALAITLTGSDPDGDPLTFAVSGGPLNGVLSGIAPNLTYTPTANYNGPDSFMFEVNDGTLTSAPATVSITVTPMNDPPVLAAIGNSSVNEGQLVQFTVSATDVDGNPLTFTATGLPPGATFNPATQSFSYTPGFGVSTSTANSFFDVFFEVSDGQGGTASETVRITVVDVPQLVSIEVTPANSVINVGQTQQFTATGTFDDGSTRVLTSGGTAGTWQPTGSMGTVRTTHTATLLPNGKVLIAGGAGPLASAELYDPATGIFTPTGSMGTGRYAHKATLLPNGKVLITGGRLDNSAGSELASAELYDPATGLFTATGSMGSIRSDHTATLLPNGKVLITGGSYYIYFHATAEVYDPATGVFTPTGSMVATRAHHTATLLPNGTVLITGCCGSATAEVYDPATGIFTATGSMVAARAYWHTATLLPNGNVLVAGGMYPQDDGTATAEVYDQAMGVFTLTGSMGTGRMYHTATLLPDGEVLIAGGHNIAVTHGTAELYHSVTGNFSATGSMGTGRTAHTATLLPNGKVLVTGGGTATAELYELPASSVVWNSSNTTVATLDANGLATGLTPGTTTITATSGSISGSTTLRVNAPPVANAGSDQVVEASSASGASVNLDGSASSDPDGDALTCTWELGGAGPAALGCQVTVTIPLDSFTVTLTVTDAFGATATDTAQITVQDTTPPTITVTQNPPPNGNGWNNTDVTVSFTAADAVSAATCTPASVALTTEGAGQTVSTTCTDAAGNSATANHTVNIDKTVPTVAFSALTPAPNAAGWNSTDVTIAFTASDGLSGLDTVNPTSPLSFTVDGSGLTQNVTVTDRAGNIATVTSPVVNRDTLEPSGSIVIEGDQAWVGRRNVTLTLTCTDGTSGCSQMQFSNDNVTFTALEAFATSKAWTLTSSNGLKTVYVRYTDTAGNVSPSLSDTIMVDGTNPVLSGVADSPDPFRPSRGETTTIEFTLSDNLSETCSIEMRIFSSSNVLVRILTSPASCPAGGAVGSLVWDGRNGGGVIVPDDTYTYRMRGTDNAQNGSSLVSGTVKVR is encoded by the coding sequence ATGACGAAGCTCTCCCGGCCGAAGACCTTTCTGCCCGACCAGGTGAAGAACAAGAAGGCTGGTGGCGCCATGCCAATATTTCGGTGGTTTGCTTTTGGGATCGGAGTCCTCCTTCCGTCATTAGTACTTTTCCACGGCGAATCCCGCGCCCAAGTCGTTGAAGATTGGGTCGCCCGCTACAACGGGCCGGCAAACGGCGAGGATTATGTGGCCCGGAAAATCGTGGTTGATTCGTTGGGCAACAGCTACGTCACGGGCACGAGTTGGAGTGGGACCACGAATCAAATTGCCACCATCAAGTATGGCCCATCTGGGACCCAACTCTGGGTCGCGACATACAGCGGGGTGGGCGGTGCGAATGCGGCCTCTCTCGCGGTCGATAGCTCAGGCAATGTCTTTGTGACCGGTACGAGCAACGGGGACTATGTCACGCTGATGTATGACACCAACGGAAACCTGCAGTGGGCCACAACCTATGACGGCGGGGGTGTGGACCAAGTGAGCACCGTGGTGCCGGACGGATTCGGGAATGTCATTGTCACGGGCACGAGTTCCAACGGGACGAACAACGACTATCTGACGGTCAAGTACGATTCATTCGGCAATCAGCAGTGGGCGGTGCCGTATGATGGTGGCGGTGAGGATCAGGTCGGCACGCTTTTCGGCCTTCCGTATGGGCTTGCCGTGGACGGTCTCGGCAACGTCGTAGTTCACGGGACCAGTTTCAATGGGATTGATGATGACTTTGTGACGGTCAAATATGACCCCTCCGGCAATCAATTGTGGGCCCGACCGTATCACGATGGTGGGACGGAGCAGGGCACGGCGGTCGCTGTCGATGCATTGGGAAACGTCTATGTGACGGGCGCGGGTACTGGCGGCGTGGGGAGCGAGGATTACGTGACGGTCAAGTACGACGCCAGTGGCACGCTGCAGTGGGCCAACCGGTATGACAACGGAAGCTGGGACTACGGCCTCAACGTGGTCGTCGACAACACGGGCAATGTCTATGCCCATGGGGTGAGCTCGACTGGAACGGGTGGAGACTACGCCACGGTGAAATACGATGCCTCCGGAGTTCAGCAATGGGTCGCTCGATACGACAACGGGTTCGACGACGGCTCGTCGGCGATCGCCCTTGATAGCCTCGGCAACGTGTATGTCTCGTGCTCGAGTAGCAACGGATTTGACTATGACTATGCCACGGTGAAGTTTGACGGCTCAGGCGTTCAGCAGTGGGTCATACGGTATGACACCGGGCTTGAGGATGACGGGGTGGCCGTCGCGCTCTTTGAGGATGGGTTCGGCAATGTCAGCGTGTTCGCCACCGGGAGCAGCTCCAACGGAGCGAACTACGACTATGCCACCGTCAAGTACAGTCAGACGTCATTGGGCGTGTCGTATACGACGTCGCAGTTAACCGATGATACAGACAATCAAACGAGTCCCCAGATCAACGCCCAGGGGAAGGTGGTGTGGGTGAACGGCGTGGGGGATGTGGTGCTCTATGACGCGGGCACGGCGACAATTCTCGGTGCGAGCGCGGGGTTGCCACCACAGCTCAACGCCCAGGGGAAGGTCGTGTGGGTCAACAGCGCGGGACAGATCGTGCTCTATGACGGAGGTGCGACAACTATCCTGTGGACAGGCGCCGGCATATATGAACCACCCCAGATCAACGCGATAGGCCAGGTAGTTTGGTCGGATTGGGACGGGACTTCTGACTATGAGATCTATTTCTACGACGGAACGGCGACAACCCAATTGACGAATAACGCGCTGGACGATCATGCGCCGAAACTGAACGCTTCCGGGCAGCTTGTTTGGGTGTCGTTTGATGGAACAGACGAGGAAATTATGTTGTTCAACGGCAGTGGCACAGTCCCACTGACGGACAACGCACTGAACGATTCGACGCCTGAAATTAATGACGCCGGTAAGGTCGTCTGGGTGCAGGATGACGGAGCTGGCGGGGAAATTCTCCTGTATGACGGAGCCGGGACGCTGCAACTGACGAACAATGATTTCCCGGATTTCTATCCTCAAATCAATGCAGCAGGACAGGTTGTGTGGATCGGATTAAATGCGACTGGCCGGACGCTCGTGTACCTGTATGATGGAAGCACGACAATACATCTGACCGGCCCTGGGGGGCTCGACTATGAGCCGAAGATCAATTCCTCTGGCCAGGTCGTCTGGTCTTCCCAGACGTTCAGCAATTTTCACGTCGTCGTCTACGATGGCAATACCACCATCCAGCTGACGGACAACGCACTGGCGGCGCTTGCCGGGAACCCTCAGGTGGCGATCAACGACGCCGGAACCGTAGTGTGGGCGGGATTCGCCGGCACCGACTCCGAGATCTTTATGGCCACGCCAACCGTGAGCGGCCCGGTTGGTCCAGGTGATCTTGATGCTAGTTTTGGGATAAGTGGAATTGTAACTACGGACTTCGGTGGGTCCGACCATGCCACAGAGGTGCTCCTGCAGCCTGACGGAAAGGTGGTGGCAGTAGGCCACATTACGGGATTTGACTTCGCTCTCGCCCGCTACAACCCAAAGGGCAGCTTAGATACGACCTTTGGCTCGGCGGGCAAGGCGGTATTGGGGAATGTATTTCAGGCGAGTGCCGCCGTACTGCAGACAGACGGTAAAATTGTGGCAGCAGGATGGGGCTCAGGTTCTATTGGTGGCGGCCCCGATCTTGCCCTAGTGCGCTTTAACTCGAACGGAAGCCTAGATACGACATTTGGCGTACAAGGCATAGTAGTAACAGACATTGGATCAACAGGCAGTACAGCTCGGGCTCTAGTGGTGCAACCGGATGGTAAGCTCGTAGTGGCTGGCGATGCCAACGGTAACGTTGCATTGGTGCGGTATAACCAAGATGGCAGCCTTGATACCACGTTTGGAGCCCAGGGCATAGTGATTGCTGACGCGGGTATAGCGTTCTCCATAGTCCTACAGCCAGACGCGAAGCTGGTCGTGGCTGGATATAGATATACAAGTCCACTTAGTGGATCCGACGTTCTGCTCATTCGATTCCAATCCGATGGTAGCCTTGATACCACCTTCGGGCTGCAAGGTATGGTGATTACTGATATTGGAGGCGTTCACAATATAGCCACTGCACTGGCGTTGCAGCCAGACGGAAGACTTGTAGCGGCTGGAGGAATCTGGAATCCATCTAGCGCAGAATATGGTGGGCTGCTACTGAGGTATAACCAGGATGGGAGCCAAGATGCTACATTCGGTTCAGGTGGTGTGGTAATAGCTGGCGGAGTTGTTGGGCTGGCTTACGCCGTAGTTGTGCAGCCGAACGGTAGAATTGTGGGTGCCGGAACTACGACTGGTGGCACCGGCGACTTTGCAATAGTCCGGTATGACCAGGATGGTAGCCTGGATTCCACTTTCGGCTCGCAAGGTAAAGTGATTACTGACATAGGAGGTTCAGGGGATGCAGCGCAAGCCTTAGTATTACAGCCAGACGGCAAGATAATCGCGGCAGGATCTGGTTTAGGTCCGAGTCCTGATTTTGCCTTGGCGCGCTATCTTGGCGACTCGGTGACAATCAACAGCCCGCCGGTGGCCAACCCGCAATCAGTCTCAACCCCGGAAGACACCGCGCTCGCGATCACGCTGACCGGCAGCGACCCCGACGGCGACCCCCTCACGTTTGCCGTCTCGGGCGGTCCCTTAAATGGAGTGCTCTCGGGTATCGCGCCGAACCTCACCTACACGCCGACCGCCAACTACAACGGCCCCGATAGCTTCATGTTCGAGGTGAACGACGGCACGCTCACTTCGGCCCCGGCCACAGTCTCGATCACTGTCACGCCCATGAACGATCCACCGGTTCTGGCGGCGATCGGGAACAGCAGTGTGAACGAGGGGCAGCTCGTGCAGTTCACTGTATCGGCCACCGATGTCGATGGTAATCCTCTGACCTTCACGGCCACGGGTCTGCCCCCAGGAGCGACGTTTAATCCAGCCACGCAAAGCTTCAGCTATACGCCGGGCTTTGGAGTGTCTACATCGACCGCCAACAGCTTCTTCGATGTGTTCTTTGAAGTGAGCGATGGACAAGGCGGCACGGCTAGTGAGACCGTCCGGATCACGGTCGTCGACGTTCCACAACTGGTCTCGATTGAGGTGACTCCGGCCAACTCCGTCATCAACGTAGGCCAGACCCAGCAGTTCACGGCGACGGGGACCTTTGACGATGGCTCCACGCGGGTGTTGACCTCCGGGGGGACGGCCGGAACGTGGCAGCCCACGGGGTCGATGGGGACGGTGCGAACTACTCACACAGCGACCCTCCTACCTAATGGGAAAGTTTTGATCGCCGGGGGAGCCGGCCCTCTGGCCTCAGCGGAGTTGTATGATCCGGCCACAGGGATCTTTACTCCCACGGGTTCGATGGGGACGGGGCGATATGCGCACAAGGCGACCCTGTTGCCTAACGGGAAGGTCTTGATCACGGGGGGGAGACTGGATAATTCCGCCGGGAGTGAGCTGGCCTCAGCGGAGTTGTATGATCCGGCCACGGGCCTGTTTACTGCCACGGGGTCCATGGGATCGATCCGATCTGATCACACAGCGACCCTTCTGCCCAATGGGAAGGTCTTAATTACGGGGGGATCGTATTACATCTATTTCCATGCCACGGCGGAGGTGTATGATCCGGCCACAGGGGTGTTTACCCCAACGGGGTCGATGGTGGCGACCCGAGCTCATCACACGGCAACCCTCTTGCCCAATGGGACGGTCTTGATCACGGGGTGTTGTGGCTCTGCCACGGCGGAGGTGTATGATCCGGCCACGGGTATCTTTACCGCCACGGGGTCGATGGTGGCGGCCAGAGCTTATTGGCACACGGCGACCCTTCTGCCAAACGGGAACGTCCTGGTTGCCGGGGGGATGTATCCGCAGGACGATGGTACTGCCACGGCAGAGGTGTATGATCAGGCCATGGGGGTCTTTACACTCACGGGATCCATGGGGACGGGGCGAATGTATCACACAGCGACCCTCCTGCCCGACGGGGAAGTCTTGATTGCCGGTGGTCATAATATCGCTGTCACTCATGGTACGGCGGAGCTCTATCATTCAGTCACGGGAAACTTTAGCGCCACAGGGTCGATGGGGACAGGGCGAACGGCTCATACAGCAACCCTCCTCCCCAACGGGAAAGTTTTGGTGACAGGAGGGGGCACTGCCACGGCGGAGCTCTATGAGCTGCCTGCCTCTTCGGTTGTCTGGAACAGCAGCAACACCACTGTAGCCACACTTGACGCAAATGGTCTGGCCACCGGCCTCACGCCTGGCACCACGACGATCACGGCCACCTCGGGCAGCATCAGCGGGAGCACGACCCTCCGTGTGAATGCCCCGCCAGTGGCGAACGCGGGGTCGGATCAGGTGGTCGAGGCGTCTTCGGCATCCGGAGCCTCGGTGAACCTGGATGGCTCAGCCTCCAGCGATCCCGATGGCGATGCCCTCACGTGTACGTGGGAGCTGGGCGGGGCCGGCCCTGCTGCTTTGGGTTGTCAGGTCACGGTGACGATCCCCTTGGATAGCTTCACCGTGACGCTGACCGTGACCGATGCTTTTGGCGCCACGGCCACCGACACCGCTCAGATCACGGTGCAAGACACCACGCCGCCTACGATCACGGTCACTCAGAACCCTCCGCCCAACGGCAACGGCTGGAACAACACCGATGTCACTGTGAGCTTCACGGCCGCTGACGCGGTATCAGCCGCCACGTGTACTCCGGCGTCCGTCGCACTCACCACCGAGGGGGCCGGTCAGACAGTGAGTACCACCTGCACCGATGCCGCTGGTAATAGCGCAACCGCGAACCACACTGTGAATATCGACAAGACTGTCCCCACCGTCGCGTTCAGCGCCCTGACCCCCGCGCCCAATGCCGCGGGATGGAACAGCACCGACGTGACGATCGCGTTCACGGCGTCTGACGGCCTCTCGGGCCTCGACACGGTCAATCCGACCAGTCCGCTGTCGTTCACCGTAGACGGCTCAGGCCTCACCCAGAACGTCACGGTGACCGACCGCGCCGGCAACATTGCGACGGTGACGTCACCAGTCGTGAATCGCGATACGCTGGAGCCCTCCGGCTCGATCGTCATCGAGGGCGATCAAGCGTGGGTAGGCCGGAGGAACGTCACGTTGACGTTGACCTGCACGGATGGTACGAGCGGCTGCAGCCAGATGCAGTTCAGCAACGACAACGTGACCTTCACGGCCCTGGAAGCGTTCGCCACGAGCAAGGCCTGGACCCTTACCTCAAGCAATGGGCTCAAGACCGTGTACGTCCGCTATACGGATACGGCCGGCAATGTGTCGCCTAGTCTGTCGGACACGATCATGGTGGACGGCACGAATCCGGTGCTGAGCGGGGTGGCGGATTCTCCGGATCCGTTCCGGCCTAGCAGGGGGGAGACCACGACCATCGAGTTTACGCTCTCGGACAACTTGTCGGAAACCTGTTCCATTGAAATGAGGATCTTTTCGTCCTCCAACGTGCTCGTCAGAATCCTCACCAGTCCGGCATCCTGTCCCGCGGGTGGGGCCGTGGGGTCCCTGGTGTGGGATGGGCGCAACGGTGGAGGGGTGATCGTGCCGGACGACACCTACACGTACCGGATGCGAGGGACCGACAATGCCCAAAACGGGTCGAGCCTGGTGAGCGGGACGGTGAAGGTCAGGTAG
- a CDS encoding YbhB/YbcL family Raf kinase inhibitor-like protein, which yields MAFELSSPVIGPNVPIPKKYTCDGADLSIPLEWRNPPEGAQSFALIADDPDAPGRTWVHWVIHNLPPDARRLPEGVPTTKMLPDGSSQGMNDFGRPGYGGPCPPPGRPHRYVFTLYALDAMLAADAGASKASLLKAMTGHVLGQAQWIRRYGR from the coding sequence ATGGCGTTCGAGCTCTCGAGTCCCGTGATCGGGCCCAACGTACCGATCCCCAAGAAATACACGTGCGACGGGGCCGACCTGTCGATTCCGCTCGAGTGGCGGAACCCCCCAGAAGGCGCGCAGAGCTTTGCGCTGATCGCCGACGACCCGGATGCGCCGGGGCGCACGTGGGTGCACTGGGTGATCCACAACCTTCCTCCCGACGCGCGCAGGCTTCCGGAAGGCGTTCCGACCACGAAAATGCTGCCCGACGGGAGCAGCCAGGGGATGAACGATTTCGGACGACCGGGATACGGCGGACCGTGCCCGCCACCGGGCCGCCCGCACCGCTACGTCTTCACGCTCTACGCGTTGGACGCGATGCTTGCCGCGGACGCGGGGGCATCCAAGGCGTCTCTGCTCAAGGCGATGACGGGACACGTCTTGGGACAAGCTCAGTGGATCCGCCGGTACGGACGCTGA
- a CDS encoding OmpA family protein produces MNTRCKHTPMVLVLTAVLVSGCVSKGRYRALESQGAAERATLQQQVAALDGQRKELESQKSTLEEELAVQRAEKQRVEQELATLNERLAVVERQAQITSAQKDEEIKRLKGTYDSLVKDLEGEIKKGEIKVTQIRDRLSVNLVEKVLFDSGRAEIKPAGKGVLKKVGDILKTVTDKQIRIEGSTDNVPIGEKLRERFPTNWELSTQRATNVLRFLEEAGVAGAQLAAVGYGPYRPIASNDTPEGRAENRRIEIVLVPADVQEVLKELE; encoded by the coding sequence ATGAACACACGTTGCAAACACACGCCGATGGTTCTCGTATTGACCGCTGTGCTGGTTTCCGGCTGCGTCTCCAAAGGGAGGTATCGCGCGCTCGAATCCCAGGGAGCCGCGGAGCGGGCCACGTTGCAGCAACAAGTGGCCGCGCTCGACGGTCAACGAAAAGAGCTCGAGAGCCAAAAGAGCACCTTGGAAGAGGAACTGGCCGTGCAACGGGCCGAGAAACAACGAGTCGAGCAGGAGCTGGCGACGCTCAATGAGCGGCTGGCCGTAGTGGAGCGACAAGCCCAGATTACGAGCGCCCAGAAAGACGAGGAGATCAAGCGCCTCAAGGGCACGTACGACAGCCTCGTAAAAGACCTCGAAGGCGAGATCAAGAAAGGCGAGATCAAAGTCACGCAGATCCGGGACCGACTCTCGGTCAACCTGGTCGAGAAAGTCCTGTTCGACTCTGGTCGGGCCGAAATCAAACCCGCGGGGAAAGGTGTGCTCAAGAAGGTCGGGGATATCCTCAAGACCGTCACCGACAAACAGATTCGAATCGAGGGGTCCACCGACAACGTCCCGATCGGGGAGAAGTTGCGCGAGCGGTTCCCCACCAACTGGGAGCTCTCCACCCAGCGCGCAACCAACGTGCTGCGCTTCCTGGAGGAAGCCGGCGTCGCTGGCGCGCAGTTGGCGGCCGTGGGCTATGGTCCTTACCGACCGATTGCGAGCAACGACACGCCCGAAGGACGGGCCGAAAACCGACGGATCGAGATCGTACTCGTGCCCGCGGACGTGCAGGAAGTGCTCAAGGAGCTGGAGTAG
- a CDS encoding class I SAM-dependent methyltransferase — protein MLTPHRKLPDPARHVQQVKAFYANIAGLDLAQFPYFIRIYQLFDTCQREIFEQQRHGGPYESVLDVGCGEGYHTFYAARFAKHVTGLDVSPDALALAEQRAVRERVHNVRFVCSDLTKPPLPDASFDCVIAYGDVIGHIPDYDTALAQLSRLCRPGALLVLDYDNKYHPGLLWDAEERRRARVDPERGHTHAWSFRGRQLEFNTFGRQEMRDLLASHGFRLERTYGFDFFSFLIPRPERLQFSDRIGRAERAVMALNRLDIAWRRWWPVNRWAYTQIGFARKLSTPARLARSPLPAQPKEEP, from the coding sequence ATGTTGACGCCTCATCGCAAGCTGCCGGATCCCGCCCGGCACGTCCAACAGGTCAAGGCGTTCTACGCCAACATCGCGGGCCTCGACCTCGCGCAGTTCCCGTACTTCATCCGGATCTACCAACTCTTCGACACCTGCCAACGCGAAATTTTCGAGCAACAACGCCACGGCGGGCCGTACGAGTCGGTGTTGGATGTGGGATGCGGCGAAGGCTACCACACGTTCTACGCCGCCCGCTTCGCCAAACACGTCACGGGTCTGGACGTGTCTCCCGACGCGCTGGCATTGGCCGAGCAGCGCGCCGTGCGCGAACGCGTGCACAACGTGCGGTTCGTGTGTTCGGACCTCACTAAGCCGCCGTTGCCGGACGCCTCGTTCGACTGCGTGATCGCGTACGGTGACGTGATCGGCCACATCCCGGACTACGACACGGCGCTCGCGCAACTCTCCCGTCTGTGCCGACCCGGCGCGCTGCTGGTGCTGGACTACGACAACAAGTACCACCCCGGACTGCTGTGGGACGCGGAGGAACGCCGTCGCGCGCGGGTCGATCCCGAGCGAGGCCACACGCACGCCTGGTCATTCCGCGGCCGCCAACTGGAGTTCAACACCTTCGGCCGGCAGGAGATGCGCGACCTGCTCGCGAGCCACGGTTTCAGGCTGGAGCGGACGTACGGATTCGATTTCTTCTCCTTTTTGATCCCGCGGCCGGAACGGCTTCAGTTCTCGGACCGCATCGGGCGGGCCGAGCGCGCCGTGATGGCCCTGAACCGTTTGGACATTGCGTGGCGCCGCTGGTGGCCGGTCAACCGGTGGGCCTATACCCAGATCGGATTCGCGAGAAAGCTGTCCACGCCGGCACGTTTAGCACGGAGTCCCCTCCCAGCTCAACCCAAGGAGGAACCATGA
- the rnhC gene encoding ribonuclease HIII produces MNSTSAWIGVDESGKGDYFGPLVIAAVCVDEETAAMLRASGVRDSKRLSDRTIADLAGDIPGLCRTSVVAIGPAKYNELYGKLKNLNRLLGWGHARAIENLLEAGCPATRAISDQFGDERFIQDALMRKGRAIELQQRPRAEEDVAVAAASVVARAEFVRRLDRLSEEAGLVLPKGASDLVDAAAKRLVRAKGEAALSTFAKVHFKTTAKVLAK; encoded by the coding sequence ATGAACTCGACCTCCGCCTGGATCGGGGTGGACGAGTCGGGCAAGGGCGACTATTTCGGCCCCCTGGTCATCGCCGCGGTCTGCGTGGACGAAGAGACGGCGGCCATGTTGCGCGCCTCGGGCGTGCGAGACAGCAAGCGGCTCTCCGACCGCACGATCGCGGACCTGGCCGGGGACATTCCGGGGCTCTGCCGTACCAGCGTGGTCGCGATCGGACCCGCCAAGTACAACGAACTCTACGGCAAGCTGAAGAACCTCAATCGACTCCTCGGCTGGGGCCACGCCCGCGCAATCGAGAACCTCCTCGAGGCCGGCTGCCCGGCGACGCGAGCCATCAGCGATCAATTCGGCGACGAGCGCTTCATTCAAGACGCGCTGATGCGCAAGGGCCGGGCCATCGAGCTCCAGCAACGCCCGCGGGCCGAGGAAGACGTGGCAGTGGCCGCGGCGTCGGTCGTGGCGCGCGCGGAGTTCGTGCGGCGACTCGACCGGCTCTCCGAGGAAGCGGGCCTGGTCCTGCCCAAAGGCGCCTCCGACCTGGTAGACGCCGCCGCCAAACGCCTGGTGCGCGCCAAGGGGGAAGCGGCGCTCTCGACCTTCGCCAAAGTGCACTTCAAGACCACGGCCAAAGTGCTGGCGAAATGA
- the rpsF gene encoding 30S ribosomal protein S6, translated as MAVYETIFIVKTSVSEEELAALVAKVRGVIEKHGGEVLKVENWGKKKLAYEVRKEKKGTYVFYRFRGPGAVVSELERQYRVEDAIIKFITVKCDPKLLAEEMARESAASHASPGGHGGGAAAAEPMTPA; from the coding sequence ATGGCGGTCTACGAAACCATTTTTATCGTCAAGACCTCGGTCTCCGAGGAAGAGTTGGCGGCGCTCGTCGCCAAGGTTCGCGGGGTCATCGAAAAGCACGGCGGCGAGGTCCTTAAGGTCGAGAACTGGGGCAAAAAGAAGCTCGCGTACGAAGTCCGCAAGGAAAAGAAGGGCACCTACGTGTTCTATCGGTTTCGCGGGCCCGGCGCGGTGGTGTCGGAGTTGGAGCGGCAGTATCGCGTCGAAGACGCGATCATCAAGTTCATCACCGTGAAATGTGATCCCAAGTTGCTCGCGGAAGAGATGGCGCGCGAAAGCGCGGCGAGCCATGCCTCCCCGGGAGGGCACGGAGGCGGGGCGGCCGCGGCGGAGCCCATGACGCCCGCGTGA
- a CDS encoding single-stranded DNA-binding protein — protein MASFNKVILMGNLTKDPEIRYTPSGTPVATFGLAVNRRYKQGEELKDEVCYIDIVVFGKQAEHCGQYLGKGHGVIVDGRLQQRRWETDDGQKRSKHEVVAQTINFLPKRTDQGSAGGPTGAGKTAAAPEAQPQEEFVDQDVPF, from the coding sequence ATGGCGAGTTTCAACAAAGTGATCTTGATGGGGAACCTGACCAAGGACCCCGAGATCCGGTACACCCCGAGCGGTACGCCGGTGGCCACGTTCGGGCTCGCCGTGAATCGACGCTACAAACAGGGCGAGGAACTGAAAGACGAGGTGTGTTACATCGACATCGTGGTGTTCGGCAAACAAGCCGAGCACTGCGGACAATACTTGGGCAAGGGACACGGGGTGATCGTGGACGGCCGCCTGCAGCAGCGACGGTGGGAAACCGACGACGGGCAGAAGCGGAGCAAACACGAGGTCGTGGCCCAAACCATCAACTTCCTCCCCAAGCGCACGGATCAAGGCTCTGCGGGCGGTCCGACCGGTGCCGGGAAAACGGCTGCCGCGCCCGAGGCCCAACCGCAGGAGGAGTTCGTGGATCAGGACGTGCCGTTTTGA